A DNA window from Bos indicus isolate NIAB-ARS_2022 breed Sahiwal x Tharparkar chromosome 9, NIAB-ARS_B.indTharparkar_mat_pri_1.0, whole genome shotgun sequence contains the following coding sequences:
- the SERINC1 gene encoding serine incorporator 1 — MGSVLGLCSMASWIPCLCGSAPCLLCRCCPSGNNSTVTRLIYALFLLVGVCVACVMLIPGMEEQLNKIPGFCENEKGMVPCNILVGYKAVYRLCFGLAMFYLLLSLLMIKVKSSSDPRAAIHNGFWFFKFAAAIAIIIGAFFIPEGTFTTVWFYVGMAGAFCFILIQLVLLIDFAHSWNESWVEKMEEGNSRCWYAALLSATALNYLLSLVAIVLFFVYYTHPASCAENKAFISVNMLLCLGASIMSILPKIQESQPRSGLLQSSVITVYTMYLTWSAMTNEPETECNPSLLNIIGYNTTSTVSKEGQSVQWWHTQGIIGLILFLLCVFYSSIRTSNNSQVNKLTLTSDESTLIEDGGARNDGSLEDGDDVHRAVDNERDGVTYSYSFFHFMLFLASLYIMMTLTNWYRYEPSREMKSQWTAVWVKISSSWIGIVLYVWTLVAPLVLTNRDFD; from the exons ATCCCGTGTTTGTGTGGCAGTGCCCCGTGTTTGCTGTGCCGATGCTGTCCTAGTGGAAATAACTCCACTGTAACTAGGTTGATCTATGCACTTTTTTTGCTTGTTGGAGTGTGTGTAGCTTGTGTAATGTTGATACCTGGAATGGAAGAACAGCTGAATAag attcctGGATTTTGTGAGAATGAGAAAGGAATGGTCCCTTGTAATATTCTGGTTGGCTATAAAGCTGTATATCGATTGTGCTTTGGCTTGGCTATGTTCtatcttcttctctctctcttaatgATCAAAGTGAAGAGCAGCAGTGACCCTAGAGCTGCAATACACAATGG atTCTGGTTCTTTAAATTTGCTGCAGCAATTGCAATTATTATTGGAGCCTTCTTCATTCCAGAAGGAACTTTTACAACTg tgtgGTTTTATGTAGGCATGGCAGGTGCCTTTTGCTTCATTCTCATACAACTAGTCTTACTCATTGATTTTGCCCATTCGTGGAATGAATCATGGGTTGAAAAAATGGAAGAGGGGAACTCGAGATGTTGGTATGCAG CTTTGTTATCAGCTACAGCCCTGAATTATCTGCTGTCTTTAGTTGCTATCGTCCTGTTTTTTGTTTACTATACTCATCCAGCCAGTTGTGCAGAAAATAAAGCATTCATCAGTGTCAACATGCTCCTCTGCCTTGGTGCTTCTATAATGTCCATACTGCCAAAAATCCAA GAATCACAACCAAGATCTGGTTTGTTACAGTCTTCAGTGATTACAGTCTACACAATGTATTTGACATGGTCTGCTATGACCAATGAACCGG AAACAGAATGTAACCCAAGTCTACTGAACATAATTGGATATAATACAACAAGCACTGTCTCGAAGGAGGGGCAGTCTGTACAGTGGTGGCATACTCAAGGAATTATTGGACTAATCCTCTTTTTACTGTGTGTATTTTATTCAAG CATCCGTACTTCAAACAATAGTCAGGTTAATAAGCTGACTCTAACAAGTGATGAATCAACACTGATAGAAGATGGTGGAGCCAGAAACGATGGGTCACTTGAGGATGGTGATGATGTTCACCGAGCTGTAGATAATGAAAGGGATGGTGTCACTTACAGTTACTCCTTCTTTCACTTCATGCTTTTCCTGGCTTCGCTTTATATCATGATGACCCTTACCAACTGGTACAG GTATGAGCCTTCCCGTGAGATGAAGAGTCAGTGGACAGCTGTCTGGGTGAAAATCTCTTCTAGCTGGATTGGCATTGTGCTGTATGTTTGGACACTGGTGGCACCACTTGTTCTTACAAATCGTGATTTTGACTGA